From one Triticum urartu cultivar G1812 chromosome 3, Tu2.1, whole genome shotgun sequence genomic stretch:
- the LOC125546248 gene encoding F-box/FBD/LRR-repeat protein At1g13570-like isoform X3: MSACKKARAEATYVVSSDRLSSLPPELKGDILSRLNVEEAVKTSTLSSTWRDAWTNMPKIFLRDGNFARTKFVTLVDMVLSLHNGTVDMFDISGSKTYHDEFGRWMRMLSRRSPRSVTIRLNSGPGYRIPSCLFSIGDLRVLHLQNCVISLPRVFQGFKRLTHLDLKNFSSTDMDIQNLVSFCPVLSCLKLASFEGINYLNVQAPKLKRLHVFGDFEDINLDAPNLEVAILSLAHEAKAHQSVPIAHDMESHVKKSLGDLSGIKTLGISGIFMKYISKWCILTKFPAVFHRLEHIYLVICFWDQRQVLATCSLFQNAPNLKKLDMWDHSSSTLDQDQASIQELTMQVQLDHLVTASVKDFRGLDCEVNFLAKLLSWAPALEEVKIEWTGKTECSMVLAKLLALPRVSPRAKAPRLLEMLQQFYLDSEAMSTCKKTRAEATSVVSSDRLSSLPPKIKGNVLSHLDVREAVGTSTLSSTWRDAWTDMPKISLRVRNFMRTRFVTLVDMVLALQKGTIEEFDISGKKSYHDELARWMLMLSRRSPRSVTIKLNSGPRYKISSCLFSIGDLKFLQLENCIISLPRAFQGFKSLTYLSLNIFSSTDRDIQNLISFCPVLTDLILTSFVGINRLNIQAPKLEYLNVYGDFEDINLEAPNLKVAILYLGHQAKLYQSVPIGYDKENHVKKSLGSLSEIKTLGITGSFMKYLSKGCILTKLPVVFTRLEDIYLTICFWDQRQVLTAYSLFQNAPNLKKLAVWVRMPANPLPPSLLKK; encoded by the exons ATGAGTGCGTGTAAGAAGGCCAGGGCGGAAGCTACATATGTTGTGAGTTCAGACAGACTTAGCAGTCTACCTCCAGAGTTAAAGGGCGACATCCTTTCCCGTCTGAATGTCGAAGAAGCGGTTAAGACTAGCACCTTATCAAGTACTTGGAGGGATGCATGGACTAATATGCCAAAAATATTTCTGCGCGATGGAAATTTTGCAAGAACCAAGTTCGTCACATTAGTTGATATGGTGCTATCACTCCACAACGGAACTGTAGATATGTTTGACATTTCAGGTAGCAAAACTTACCATGATGAGTTCGGTAGGTGGATGCGCATGCTTTCTAGGAGATCACCAAGATCAGTTACAATCAGGTTGAACTCAGGGCCAGGGTATAGGATTCCTTCATGTCTATTTTCTATCGGCGATTTGAGGGTTCTGCACCTGCAAAACTGCGTCATCAGCTTGCCCCGGGTATTCCAAGGTTTCAAGAGATTAACTCACCTGGACTTGAAAAATTTCTCCTCCACAGACATGGACATCCAAAATCTGGTCTCCTTCTGCCCCGTACTGAGTTGTTTGAAACTAGCTTCTTTTGAGGGCATCAACTATCTAAACGTTCAAGCTCCTAAACTGAAACGTCTTCATGTTTTTGGGGACTTTGAAGACATTAATTTAGATGCCCCTAATTTGGAGGTGGCCATTCTCTCTCTTGCTCATGAAGCTAAAGCACATCAATCTGTTCCAATTGCGCATGACATGGAAAGCCATGTCAAGAAGTCATTGGGAGACCTAAGTGGCATCAAAACACTTGGAATTAGTGGCATTTTCATGAAG TATATATCAAAATGGTGCATACTTACAAAGTTCCCTGCCGTATTTCATCGCCTCGAGCATATTTATCTTGTGATATGCTTTTGGGACCAGAGGCAAGTCTTGGCCACTTGTTCGCTGTTTCAGAATGCCCCTAACTTAAAGAAGCTTGACATGTGG GATCACTCTTCGAGCACATTGGATCAGGATCAGGCGAGCATTCAAGAGCTTACCATGCAAGTGCAACTGGATCATCTCGTAACAGCCAGTGTGAAAGATTTCAGGGGCCTGGACTGCGAAGTCAATTTCCTGGCAAAGCTACTGAGTTGGGCGCCGGCTCTGGAAGAAGTGAAGATAGAATGGACGGGCAAAACAGAGTGCAGCATGGTTCTTGCCAAGCTATTAGCTCTGCCAAGGGTGTCTCCCAGGGCCAAG GCACCCCGTCTTTTGGAAATGCTACAACAGTTTTATCTGGATTCTGAAGCAATGAGTACCTGCAAAAAGACCAGGGCAGAAGCTACATCTGTTGTGAGTTCAGACAGACTGAGCAGTCTACCTCCAAAGATAAAGGGCAACGTCCTCTCCCATTTGGATGTCAGAGAAGCGGTTGGCACTAGCACCTTATCAAGTACTTGGAGGGATGCATGGACAGATATGCCAAAAATATCTTTGCGCGTTAGAAATTTTATGCGAACCAGGTTCGTTACGTTGGTCGATATGGTGCTAGCACTCCAAAAGGGAACCATAGAAGAGTTTGATATATCAGGTAAAAAAAGTTACCATGATGAGCTCGCTAGGTGGATGCTCATGCTGTCAAGGAGATCACCAAGGTCAGTTACAATCAAGTTGAACTCAGGACCAAGGTATAAGATTTCCTCATGCCTCTTTTCTATCGGTGATTTGAAGTTTCTGCAACTGGAAAACTGCATCATCAGCTTGCCCCGAGCATTCCAAGGTTTCAAGAGCCTAACTTACCTGAGCCTAAACATTTTCTCATCCACAGACAGGGATATCCAAAATCTGATCTCGTTCTGCCCCGTCTTGACTGATTTGATATTAACTTCTTTTGTGGGCATCAACCGACTAAACATTCAAGCTCCTAAGCTAGAATATCTTAATGTATATGGGGACTTTGAAGACATTAATTTGGAGGCCCCTAATCTGAAGGTGGCCATTCTCTATCTAGGTCACCAAGCTAAACTATATCAGTCTGTTCCAATTGGGTATGACAAGGAAAACCATGTCAAGAAGTCATTGGGAAGCCTAAGTGAGATCAAGACACTTGGAATTACTGGCAGTTTCATGAAG TATCTATCAAAAGGGTGCATACTCACGAAGCTCCCAGTTGTGTTTACTCGCCTTGAGGATATTTATCTTACGATATGCTTTTGGGACCAGAGGCAAGTCTTGACCGCTTATTCATTATTTCAGAATGCTCCTAACTTGAAGAAGCTTGCGGTGTGGGTACGTATGCCAGCAAATCCTCTCCCTCcctcac TCTTGAAGAAGTGA
- the LOC125546248 gene encoding uncharacterized protein LOC125546248 isoform X2, with product MSACKKARAEATYVVSSDRLSSLPPELKGDILSRLNVEEAVKTSTLSSTWRDAWTNMPKIFLRDGNFARTKFVTLVDMVLSLHNGTVDMFDISGSKTYHDEFGRWMRMLSRRSPRSVTIRLNSGPGYRIPSCLFSIGDLRVLHLQNCVISLPRVFQGFKRLTHLDLKNFSSTDMDIQNLVSFCPVLSCLKLASFEGINYLNVQAPKLKRLHVFGDFEDINLDAPNLEVAILSLAHEAKAHQSVPIAHDMESHVKKSLGDLSGIKTLGISGIFMKYISKWCILTKFPAVFHRLEHIYLVICFWDQRQVLATCSLFQNAPNLKKLDMWDHSSSTLDQDQASIQELTMQVQLDHLVTASVKDFRGLDCEVNFLAKLLSWAPALEEVKIEWTGKTECSMVLAKLLALPRVSPRAKFYLDSEAMSTCKKTRAEATSVVSSDRLSSLPPKIKGNVLSHLDVREAVGTSTLSSTWRDAWTDMPKISLRVRNFMRTRFVTLVDMVLALQKGTIEEFDISGKKSYHDELARWMLMLSRRSPRSVTIKLNSGPRYKISSCLFSIGDLKFLQLENCIISLPRAFQGFKSLTYLSLNIFSSTDRDIQNLISFCPVLTDLILTSFVGINRLNIQAPKLEYLNVYGDFEDINLEAPNLKVAILYLGHQAKLYQSVPIGYDKENHVKKSLGSLSEIKTLGITGSFMKYLSKGCILTKLPVVFTRLEDIYLTICFWDQRQVLTAYSLFQNAPNLKKLAVWSYASSTCDQDQARILEHTLQMQMDHLVMACVECFRGLDYEVDFVAKLPSWAPDLEEVKIEWKGQTDCSIVLAKLLALPRVSPRAKVIVTFC from the exons ATGAGTGCGTGTAAGAAGGCCAGGGCGGAAGCTACATATGTTGTGAGTTCAGACAGACTTAGCAGTCTACCTCCAGAGTTAAAGGGCGACATCCTTTCCCGTCTGAATGTCGAAGAAGCGGTTAAGACTAGCACCTTATCAAGTACTTGGAGGGATGCATGGACTAATATGCCAAAAATATTTCTGCGCGATGGAAATTTTGCAAGAACCAAGTTCGTCACATTAGTTGATATGGTGCTATCACTCCACAACGGAACTGTAGATATGTTTGACATTTCAGGTAGCAAAACTTACCATGATGAGTTCGGTAGGTGGATGCGCATGCTTTCTAGGAGATCACCAAGATCAGTTACAATCAGGTTGAACTCAGGGCCAGGGTATAGGATTCCTTCATGTCTATTTTCTATCGGCGATTTGAGGGTTCTGCACCTGCAAAACTGCGTCATCAGCTTGCCCCGGGTATTCCAAGGTTTCAAGAGATTAACTCACCTGGACTTGAAAAATTTCTCCTCCACAGACATGGACATCCAAAATCTGGTCTCCTTCTGCCCCGTACTGAGTTGTTTGAAACTAGCTTCTTTTGAGGGCATCAACTATCTAAACGTTCAAGCTCCTAAACTGAAACGTCTTCATGTTTTTGGGGACTTTGAAGACATTAATTTAGATGCCCCTAATTTGGAGGTGGCCATTCTCTCTCTTGCTCATGAAGCTAAAGCACATCAATCTGTTCCAATTGCGCATGACATGGAAAGCCATGTCAAGAAGTCATTGGGAGACCTAAGTGGCATCAAAACACTTGGAATTAGTGGCATTTTCATGAAG TATATATCAAAATGGTGCATACTTACAAAGTTCCCTGCCGTATTTCATCGCCTCGAGCATATTTATCTTGTGATATGCTTTTGGGACCAGAGGCAAGTCTTGGCCACTTGTTCGCTGTTTCAGAATGCCCCTAACTTAAAGAAGCTTGACATGTGG GATCACTCTTCGAGCACATTGGATCAGGATCAGGCGAGCATTCAAGAGCTTACCATGCAAGTGCAACTGGATCATCTCGTAACAGCCAGTGTGAAAGATTTCAGGGGCCTGGACTGCGAAGTCAATTTCCTGGCAAAGCTACTGAGTTGGGCGCCGGCTCTGGAAGAAGTGAAGATAGAATGGACGGGCAAAACAGAGTGCAGCATGGTTCTTGCCAAGCTATTAGCTCTGCCAAGGGTGTCTCCCAGGGCCAAG TTTTATCTGGATTCTGAAGCAATGAGTACCTGCAAAAAGACCAGGGCAGAAGCTACATCTGTTGTGAGTTCAGACAGACTGAGCAGTCTACCTCCAAAGATAAAGGGCAACGTCCTCTCCCATTTGGATGTCAGAGAAGCGGTTGGCACTAGCACCTTATCAAGTACTTGGAGGGATGCATGGACAGATATGCCAAAAATATCTTTGCGCGTTAGAAATTTTATGCGAACCAGGTTCGTTACGTTGGTCGATATGGTGCTAGCACTCCAAAAGGGAACCATAGAAGAGTTTGATATATCAGGTAAAAAAAGTTACCATGATGAGCTCGCTAGGTGGATGCTCATGCTGTCAAGGAGATCACCAAGGTCAGTTACAATCAAGTTGAACTCAGGACCAAGGTATAAGATTTCCTCATGCCTCTTTTCTATCGGTGATTTGAAGTTTCTGCAACTGGAAAACTGCATCATCAGCTTGCCCCGAGCATTCCAAGGTTTCAAGAGCCTAACTTACCTGAGCCTAAACATTTTCTCATCCACAGACAGGGATATCCAAAATCTGATCTCGTTCTGCCCCGTCTTGACTGATTTGATATTAACTTCTTTTGTGGGCATCAACCGACTAAACATTCAAGCTCCTAAGCTAGAATATCTTAATGTATATGGGGACTTTGAAGACATTAATTTGGAGGCCCCTAATCTGAAGGTGGCCATTCTCTATCTAGGTCACCAAGCTAAACTATATCAGTCTGTTCCAATTGGGTATGACAAGGAAAACCATGTCAAGAAGTCATTGGGAAGCCTAAGTGAGATCAAGACACTTGGAATTACTGGCAGTTTCATGAAG TATCTATCAAAAGGGTGCATACTCACGAAGCTCCCAGTTGTGTTTACTCGCCTTGAGGATATTTATCTTACGATATGCTTTTGGGACCAGAGGCAAGTCTTGACCGCTTATTCATTATTTCAGAATGCTCCTAACTTGAAGAAGCTTGCGGTGTGG AGTTACGCTTCGAGCACATGCGATCAGGATCAGGCGAGGATTCTAGAGCATACCCTGCAAATGCAAATGGACCATCTCGTAATGGCCTGTGTTGAATGTTTTAGGGGTCTTGACTACGAAGTCGATTTCGTGGCAAAGCTACCGAGTTGGGCACCTGATCTTGAAGAAGTGAAGATAGAATGGAAGGGTCAAACAGATTGCAGCATTGTTCTTGCCAAGCTATTAGCTCTGCCGAGGGTGTCTCCCAGGGCCAAGGTCATTGTTACATTTTGTTAA
- the LOC125549449 gene encoding uncharacterized protein LOC125549449 has translation MRRLVFAELVVLLAAALLLPVVICCRRWSGGATRPLPVSEQPGAGANASRKERRVERLRRALHALRVWCRRSRVEPAASASASPSPSTDDAAQAEGEVQLEQFAVPAAAAEQAGHEEEGVAAWRERWFGGPGSRALYTIEEASETEGDVESQYGAEPETPFYTPPASPPHDGEQADQPEHGEAS, from the coding sequence ATGAGGCGCCTCGTGTTCGCGGAGCTCGTGGTCCTCCTCGCCGCGGCGCTCCTGCTCCCCGTCGTGATCTGCTGCCGGCGCTGGAGCGGCGGCGCCACGCGGCCGCTGCCCGTCTCGGAGCAGCCCGGCGCCGGTGCCAACGCCAGCAGGAAGGAGCGCCGCGTCGAGCGGCTGCGGCGGGCGCTCCACGCCCTGCGCGTCTGGTGCCGCCGCTCCCGCGTCGAGCCGGCGGCCTCCGCGTCCGcgtctccgtccccgtcaacGGACGACGCCGCCCAGGCGGAGGGAGAGGTTCAGCTGGAACAGTTCGCGgtcccggcggcggcggcggagcaggcGGGGCACGAGGAGGAGGGTGTGGCGGCGTGGCGCGAGCGCTGGTTCGGCGGCCCCGGGTCGCGCGCGCTCTACACCATCGAGGAGGCGTCGGAGACGGAGGGCGACGTGGAGAGCCAGTACGGCGCCGAGCCCGAGACGCCGTTCTACACGCCGCCGGCCTCGCCGCCGCACGATGGAGAGCAAGCAGACCAGCCGGAGCACGGCGAGGCCAGTTAG
- the LOC125546248 gene encoding uncharacterized protein LOC125546248 isoform X1 — MSACKKARAEATYVVSSDRLSSLPPELKGDILSRLNVEEAVKTSTLSSTWRDAWTNMPKIFLRDGNFARTKFVTLVDMVLSLHNGTVDMFDISGSKTYHDEFGRWMRMLSRRSPRSVTIRLNSGPGYRIPSCLFSIGDLRVLHLQNCVISLPRVFQGFKRLTHLDLKNFSSTDMDIQNLVSFCPVLSCLKLASFEGINYLNVQAPKLKRLHVFGDFEDINLDAPNLEVAILSLAHEAKAHQSVPIAHDMESHVKKSLGDLSGIKTLGISGIFMKYISKWCILTKFPAVFHRLEHIYLVICFWDQRQVLATCSLFQNAPNLKKLDMWDHSSSTLDQDQASIQELTMQVQLDHLVTASVKDFRGLDCEVNFLAKLLSWAPALEEVKIEWTGKTECSMVLAKLLALPRVSPRAKAPRLLEMLQQFYLDSEAMSTCKKTRAEATSVVSSDRLSSLPPKIKGNVLSHLDVREAVGTSTLSSTWRDAWTDMPKISLRVRNFMRTRFVTLVDMVLALQKGTIEEFDISGKKSYHDELARWMLMLSRRSPRSVTIKLNSGPRYKISSCLFSIGDLKFLQLENCIISLPRAFQGFKSLTYLSLNIFSSTDRDIQNLISFCPVLTDLILTSFVGINRLNIQAPKLEYLNVYGDFEDINLEAPNLKVAILYLGHQAKLYQSVPIGYDKENHVKKSLGSLSEIKTLGITGSFMKYLSKGCILTKLPVVFTRLEDIYLTICFWDQRQVLTAYSLFQNAPNLKKLAVWSYASSTCDQDQARILEHTLQMQMDHLVMACVECFRGLDYEVDFVAKLPSWAPDLEEVKIEWKGQTDCSIVLAKLLALPRVSPRAKVIVTFC, encoded by the exons ATGAGTGCGTGTAAGAAGGCCAGGGCGGAAGCTACATATGTTGTGAGTTCAGACAGACTTAGCAGTCTACCTCCAGAGTTAAAGGGCGACATCCTTTCCCGTCTGAATGTCGAAGAAGCGGTTAAGACTAGCACCTTATCAAGTACTTGGAGGGATGCATGGACTAATATGCCAAAAATATTTCTGCGCGATGGAAATTTTGCAAGAACCAAGTTCGTCACATTAGTTGATATGGTGCTATCACTCCACAACGGAACTGTAGATATGTTTGACATTTCAGGTAGCAAAACTTACCATGATGAGTTCGGTAGGTGGATGCGCATGCTTTCTAGGAGATCACCAAGATCAGTTACAATCAGGTTGAACTCAGGGCCAGGGTATAGGATTCCTTCATGTCTATTTTCTATCGGCGATTTGAGGGTTCTGCACCTGCAAAACTGCGTCATCAGCTTGCCCCGGGTATTCCAAGGTTTCAAGAGATTAACTCACCTGGACTTGAAAAATTTCTCCTCCACAGACATGGACATCCAAAATCTGGTCTCCTTCTGCCCCGTACTGAGTTGTTTGAAACTAGCTTCTTTTGAGGGCATCAACTATCTAAACGTTCAAGCTCCTAAACTGAAACGTCTTCATGTTTTTGGGGACTTTGAAGACATTAATTTAGATGCCCCTAATTTGGAGGTGGCCATTCTCTCTCTTGCTCATGAAGCTAAAGCACATCAATCTGTTCCAATTGCGCATGACATGGAAAGCCATGTCAAGAAGTCATTGGGAGACCTAAGTGGCATCAAAACACTTGGAATTAGTGGCATTTTCATGAAG TATATATCAAAATGGTGCATACTTACAAAGTTCCCTGCCGTATTTCATCGCCTCGAGCATATTTATCTTGTGATATGCTTTTGGGACCAGAGGCAAGTCTTGGCCACTTGTTCGCTGTTTCAGAATGCCCCTAACTTAAAGAAGCTTGACATGTGG GATCACTCTTCGAGCACATTGGATCAGGATCAGGCGAGCATTCAAGAGCTTACCATGCAAGTGCAACTGGATCATCTCGTAACAGCCAGTGTGAAAGATTTCAGGGGCCTGGACTGCGAAGTCAATTTCCTGGCAAAGCTACTGAGTTGGGCGCCGGCTCTGGAAGAAGTGAAGATAGAATGGACGGGCAAAACAGAGTGCAGCATGGTTCTTGCCAAGCTATTAGCTCTGCCAAGGGTGTCTCCCAGGGCCAAG GCACCCCGTCTTTTGGAAATGCTACAACAGTTTTATCTGGATTCTGAAGCAATGAGTACCTGCAAAAAGACCAGGGCAGAAGCTACATCTGTTGTGAGTTCAGACAGACTGAGCAGTCTACCTCCAAAGATAAAGGGCAACGTCCTCTCCCATTTGGATGTCAGAGAAGCGGTTGGCACTAGCACCTTATCAAGTACTTGGAGGGATGCATGGACAGATATGCCAAAAATATCTTTGCGCGTTAGAAATTTTATGCGAACCAGGTTCGTTACGTTGGTCGATATGGTGCTAGCACTCCAAAAGGGAACCATAGAAGAGTTTGATATATCAGGTAAAAAAAGTTACCATGATGAGCTCGCTAGGTGGATGCTCATGCTGTCAAGGAGATCACCAAGGTCAGTTACAATCAAGTTGAACTCAGGACCAAGGTATAAGATTTCCTCATGCCTCTTTTCTATCGGTGATTTGAAGTTTCTGCAACTGGAAAACTGCATCATCAGCTTGCCCCGAGCATTCCAAGGTTTCAAGAGCCTAACTTACCTGAGCCTAAACATTTTCTCATCCACAGACAGGGATATCCAAAATCTGATCTCGTTCTGCCCCGTCTTGACTGATTTGATATTAACTTCTTTTGTGGGCATCAACCGACTAAACATTCAAGCTCCTAAGCTAGAATATCTTAATGTATATGGGGACTTTGAAGACATTAATTTGGAGGCCCCTAATCTGAAGGTGGCCATTCTCTATCTAGGTCACCAAGCTAAACTATATCAGTCTGTTCCAATTGGGTATGACAAGGAAAACCATGTCAAGAAGTCATTGGGAAGCCTAAGTGAGATCAAGACACTTGGAATTACTGGCAGTTTCATGAAG TATCTATCAAAAGGGTGCATACTCACGAAGCTCCCAGTTGTGTTTACTCGCCTTGAGGATATTTATCTTACGATATGCTTTTGGGACCAGAGGCAAGTCTTGACCGCTTATTCATTATTTCAGAATGCTCCTAACTTGAAGAAGCTTGCGGTGTGG AGTTACGCTTCGAGCACATGCGATCAGGATCAGGCGAGGATTCTAGAGCATACCCTGCAAATGCAAATGGACCATCTCGTAATGGCCTGTGTTGAATGTTTTAGGGGTCTTGACTACGAAGTCGATTTCGTGGCAAAGCTACCGAGTTGGGCACCTGATCTTGAAGAAGTGAAGATAGAATGGAAGGGTCAAACAGATTGCAGCATTGTTCTTGCCAAGCTATTAGCTCTGCCGAGGGTGTCTCCCAGGGCCAAGGTCATTGTTACATTTTGTTAA